GGGTCTCATGACCGCCTATCGTCAAAAAGTCCTGGCCATCGCTACCTACTTAATGACCCACGGTGAAACCAAGGCTTCCATCATTGCAAAATCTCTGGAGGAGCCTAAAACCCGTGCCATCCTCTACGACAATGTATATGGATGGTTTGACCGCCTGGGTAAGGGCGTTTATACCCTCTCACCCAGAGGGTTTTCTGAATTACCAGACTGGTTATCAAAGAGCAACTTCGATTAAACTGTATTTCTAAAATTTCCACATTTTAAAAGAGCTTATGTGGTTTACAATTTTATTGACATGTCTCTGACAGCCTACTCCCTGAGTGAAGCTTTAGTGAACATATATTCAGGTATATCTACACCAAATTTGATGTCTTCAATGATGTATCGTGTACCCTGACCCTTGGCCATGACATCCTTAAAAAACATTTCTTTGGGATACCAGCGATCGTCAATTTTCATCACAGAGCGAATCTCAAAGTTTTTTAAGAGAGTGGTGCCATTTTTCGCATAACGTTCTTCTTTCAAGGGAAGGTATCTCTCCTTGTCAACCCACACCTTTCGTTGAGCATAGGCTACATCCTCAACGCCGGCTTTGGATCGCAATCTGAGGACATAGCATGGTCGATCCATGAACACCTCTTCTCCAACCACTGCGGCATCATATATATCGAGAAGTTTCCCATTGTCGACCATATCCTCGTATGAGAGATCGGAACCAGATACGCTCTGCCTCAACATATGTCCACTGATTTGAATCACTCGATCAGCCTGTGGTGTATACATCCAGAGCACATCTTCCAGACGCAGCATCTTGACGCCTTTTTCCCTGGCTGGAGAGAGATACTCCACCAGAGACGTGGATTCACCTTTGGACCAGCTTTTTGAAGTGATCCTGGTTTCTCTTCCACGGCGATTTGTGATAACCATGGTAGCTGTCGCTTCGGCAGATTCGGTAACCATCTGCTTGTCAATGCGACGTAATATCTCATAGGCGTCAGGCTGGGCCATGAGCATGGCCGGCATGGCACCGAGGAAGAGGAAGGGTAATAAATTTCTCATGTTTCTAATTCCTTAAATAAACTAGCCGTATCGCGTTTGAATATTCGAAGACCGGAGAGTGCCGATCCAAGCAGGGTGGCAAATACGCCAGGAAAGAATCCGATATAGAAGGCTGCTGGTGTAATATGGGCACGGATTACTGTGGGCATGAGCATGGTACTCTCCCCCATCATACCTTCAATATTGAAACCCACTTCCTGTAACCAGTATGCGAATCCCAAACCAAAGATAGTGCCCACAACTGTACCCATAATGGCAATTCCCAGACTCTCTATTATCAGGCTTCGATAGACATGACCCTTGGATTCTCCAACAGCCAGACGCAGACCCATCTCTCCATAGCGTCTAATGGCGCCCATGAGACCGGTATTCCAGAGCACAATTCCCATGGCGAAGATCATGATGAAGCTCATAATGCTCCCAGCTTTTTCAGCATAGCCAAAGTAGTCTCGCAGTCCTGCGTCATCCAGCATGGCAACCATCCGGGGACTAAACCGATCTGATGTATCACTCTTAGCTGCATTAAATTCAGTCGTAAGCGCCGTTGCTCTCAGGTCATCATAATGAGCAGTTTTGAAGTACCCTACAACCTCTGAGCTCCAATCCGACATGTC
The genomic region above belongs to Candidatus Neomarinimicrobiota bacterium and contains:
- a CDS encoding outer membrane lipoprotein-sorting protein, yielding MRNLLPFLFLGAMPAMLMAQPDAYEILRRIDKQMVTESAEATATMVITNRRGRETRITSKSWSKGESTSLVEYLSPAREKGVKMLRLEDVLWMYTPQADRVIQISGHMLRQSVSGSDLSYEDMVDNGKLLDIYDAAVVGEEVFMDRPCYVLRLRSKAGVEDVAYAQRKVWVDKERYLPLKEERYAKNGTTLLKNFEIRSVMKIDDRWYPKEMFFKDVMAKGQGTRYIIEDIKFGVDIPEYMFTKASLRE